In Sphingopyxis sp. 113P3, one DNA window encodes the following:
- a CDS encoding D-alanyl-D-alanine carboxypeptidase family protein gives MRRRTILERSAAALGLAAMALAMAPSGAPADAAVAQAPVSRPLYTTEAPIVMLKDLDSGAILFERGADKRFAPASMAKVMTAYVVLDLIASGQVSRDKLFTVSEATWKKWNGSNGGSTMFLRAGEKISVDELLKGLITVSGNDAAAVLAVGIDGSEEAFVRRMNDMAARIGMTSSRFGTPSGWPDGGVTKVSAADLITLADRLIRDHPAGYARYFSIPKLQHGKAPDGAPIVQPNRNPILGRFEGADGLKTGHTAEAGYCFLGSAKRGGRRLIMVVAGMKSEKARRDEAERLMTWGFEAWEGREIVSAGAKVGRLEVGQGDKPVVAAEAAIPVRVTVPKGFAGGFRATMRARAPLKAPVARGSRVAELVVAPDGLPPQVTPLLAANDVAKGGWYDRARTGFYRLTGW, from the coding sequence ATGCGGCGGCGGACCATCCTCGAACGGAGCGCCGCGGCGCTCGGTCTCGCCGCGATGGCGCTCGCGATGGCGCCGTCAGGCGCGCCCGCGGATGCTGCGGTGGCCCAAGCGCCCGTCAGTCGGCCGCTCTATACCACCGAGGCGCCGATCGTGATGCTCAAGGATCTCGACTCGGGCGCCATCCTCTTTGAGCGCGGCGCCGACAAGCGCTTCGCCCCTGCGTCGATGGCAAAGGTGATGACTGCCTATGTCGTGCTTGACCTCATCGCCAGCGGTCAAGTGTCGCGGGACAAGCTCTTTACGGTCAGCGAGGCGACGTGGAAGAAATGGAACGGCAGCAATGGCGGCTCGACCATGTTTCTGCGCGCGGGCGAGAAAATATCCGTCGACGAACTGCTCAAGGGATTGATCACCGTATCGGGGAATGACGCCGCCGCGGTCCTGGCCGTCGGGATCGATGGAAGCGAAGAGGCATTTGTTCGCCGGATGAATGATATGGCAGCCAGAATTGGAATGACCTCGAGCCGTTTCGGCACGCCGAGTGGTTGGCCCGACGGCGGCGTCACCAAGGTCAGTGCCGCCGATCTCATCACGCTTGCCGACCGGCTCATCCGCGATCATCCGGCGGGCTATGCCCGCTATTTCTCGATTCCCAAGCTCCAGCACGGCAAGGCGCCCGACGGCGCGCCGATCGTGCAGCCGAACCGCAACCCGATTCTGGGACGATTTGAGGGCGCCGACGGGCTCAAGACGGGCCACACGGCCGAGGCAGGCTATTGCTTCCTCGGCTCGGCCAAACGCGGCGGCAGGCGGCTCATCATGGTGGTCGCAGGAATGAAGAGCGAAAAGGCGCGGCGCGATGAGGCGGAGCGGCTGATGACCTGGGGGTTCGAGGCATGGGAGGGGCGCGAAATCGTCTCCGCCGGCGCGAAGGTCGGGCGGCTCGAGGTCGGGCAAGGGGACAAGCCCGTCGTCGCCGCTGAGGCCGCTATTCCTGTGCGGGTCACGGTTCCAAAGGGCTTCGCCGGTGGTTTTCGTGCGACGATGCGCGCACGGGCACCGCTCAAGGCGCCCGTTGCGCGCGGCAGCCGCGTCGCGGAGCTCGTGGTAGCGCCCGACGGTCTGCCGCCGCAGGTGACACCGCTGCTTGCCGCAAACGATGTTGCAAAGGGCGGCTGGTACGACCGCGCACGAACCGGCTTCTATCGGCTGACCGGCTGGTGA
- a CDS encoding IS3 family transposase (programmed frameshift), whose translation MTSTTKRRFTDEFKREAVALWETSGRMQTEVAAELGIMPTMLRRWQRKLQDSNDMPVSPAAKPPVSAIGSPADQASEIARLRRELDRARMERDILKKAGRYLCGDAAMKFSFIEQHASTWPVNVMCRMLGVSRSGYYDWCVRAPSARTTANLALLHDVRRLQARHQGRYGSPRMHAALRAEGHRCSRGRVERLMRRHRIRALAGRRFRPCTTDSRHYLPIAPNLLAQNFVATAPNRIWLADITYIATGEGWLYLAAVLDLATRKIVGWAMRDHMRTELPLAAMMMAAQRQRPDRGLICHSDRGSQYAAGAYVDHLAVIGATPSMSRTGNCYDNAPMESFFHTLKVELVHQCRWATQAEARQALFGYIEGYYNRHRMHSALGYLTPEQAEQIMTG comes from the exons ATGACGAGTACGACAAAACGTCGGTTTACGGATGAGTTCAAGCGCGAGGCGGTAGCGCTGTGGGAGACCAGCGGTCGCATGCAGACCGAAGTGGCAGCTGAGCTTGGGATTATGCCAACAATGCTGCGTCGTTGGCAGCGCAAGTTGCAGGATAGTAACGACATGCCCGTAAGCCCGGCGGCGAAGCCGCCAGTATCGGCGATCGGGTCGCCAGCGGATCAAGCGTCCGAGATCGCGCGTTTGCGGCGCGAGTTGGATCGGGCGCGAATGGAGCGCGACATATTAAAAAAAGCGG GTCGGTATCTTTGCGGAGATGCCGCGATGAAGTTCTCCTTTATCGAGCAGCATGCGTCCACCTGGCCGGTGAACGTCATGTGCCGCATGCTCGGCGTGTCGCGGAGCGGCTATTACGACTGGTGCGTCCGTGCACCGAGCGCGCGGACCACGGCGAACTTGGCATTGCTGCACGACGTGCGCCGGCTCCAGGCGCGGCATCAAGGGCGATACGGATCGCCCAGAATGCATGCCGCCCTCCGGGCGGAAGGTCATCGATGCAGCCGCGGCCGCGTCGAGCGCCTGATGCGTCGGCACCGTATCCGGGCACTGGCTGGGCGCCGGTTCCGGCCGTGCACCACCGACAGCCGTCACTATTTGCCGATCGCTCCGAATCTGCTGGCTCAGAACTTCGTGGCAACCGCGCCGAACCGGATCTGGCTCGCCGACATCACCTATATCGCGACCGGCGAAGGGTGGTTGTATCTGGCCGCGGTGCTCGACCTTGCAACCCGCAAGATCGTTGGATGGGCAATGCGCGATCACATGCGGACCGAGTTGCCCTTGGCGGCCATGATGATGGCTGCCCAGCGGCAGAGGCCCGACCGCGGTCTTATCTGTCACTCGGATCGCGGATCGCAATACGCAGCGGGCGCCTATGTCGATCACTTGGCCGTGATCGGTGCGACGCCCTCGATGAGCCGCACGGGCAATTGTTACGATAATGCCCCAATGGAAAGCTTCTTCCACACCCTCAAGGTCGAACTTGTCCATCAGTGCCGATGGGCGACGCAGGCCGAAGCGCGGCAGGCCCTGTTCGGATACATCGAAGGCTACTACAACCGGCACCGCATGCACTCGGCCCTCGGGTATCTAACCCCCGAGCAAGCCGAGCAGATCATGACCGGATAA
- a CDS encoding IS110 family transposase, whose translation MDEYIGLDVSMKDTAVSIRRAGERIWRGKCPSDPKLIAELIRKHAPGAKRVVFETGPLSVWFYHALRQEGLPAICVDARHAKAALDMAANKTDANDADGLAQLAEVGFFREVRVKGFDSMQTRTLIAARMRLLRITTELSNQIRGLMKTFGLVVPAGKGSRFERHVQERLIDQQEVASIVRPLLEVWRAARQRAAELGEQLVTAARKSEACQILMSIPGVGAVTATAFATAIEDPGNFRKSRSVGAWLGLTTRRYQSGEVDYDGHISRRGDSYVRGLLYEAATVMLTRSTADNRLRTWGLQLKERIGFKRAAVALARKLAVTMHAMLKSGTLFERSAPAAQ comes from the coding sequence ATGGACGAGTATATTGGCCTTGACGTTTCGATGAAAGACACTGCCGTTTCCATTCGCCGGGCGGGGGAGCGGATCTGGCGCGGAAAGTGCCCTTCAGACCCGAAGCTGATCGCCGAGTTGATCCGCAAGCATGCGCCTGGCGCAAAGCGGGTCGTGTTCGAGACCGGACCTTTGTCGGTGTGGTTCTATCATGCGCTGAGGCAGGAGGGTCTGCCGGCGATCTGCGTCGATGCGCGTCATGCCAAAGCGGCACTGGATATGGCAGCCAACAAGACCGACGCCAACGACGCCGATGGCCTGGCGCAGCTCGCCGAAGTGGGCTTCTTCCGCGAAGTGCGCGTAAAGGGCTTTGACAGTATGCAAACGCGGACGCTGATCGCCGCGCGCATGCGACTGCTCAGGATCACGACCGAACTCTCCAACCAGATCCGCGGGCTGATGAAGACCTTCGGTCTCGTTGTCCCAGCCGGCAAGGGCAGCCGGTTCGAGAGACATGTCCAGGAGCGTCTCATCGATCAACAGGAGGTAGCGTCGATCGTGCGGCCGCTGCTCGAGGTCTGGCGTGCGGCCCGCCAGCGCGCAGCAGAGCTGGGCGAGCAGCTCGTCACGGCCGCGCGCAAGAGCGAGGCGTGCCAGATACTGATGTCGATTCCAGGGGTGGGCGCCGTGACTGCGACGGCGTTTGCCACGGCGATCGAGGACCCCGGGAACTTCAGGAAATCACGATCCGTCGGCGCCTGGCTGGGGCTGACGACGCGGCGCTACCAGTCGGGCGAGGTCGACTATGACGGGCACATCTCGCGGCGGGGCGACAGCTATGTGCGCGGGCTGCTCTATGAGGCGGCAACCGTGATGCTGACGCGAAGCACCGCCGACAACCGGCTGCGAACTTGGGGACTTCAGCTCAAGGAACGGATCGGCTTCAAGCGAGCCGCCGTCGCACTGGCGCGCAAGCTCGCCGTCACCATGCATGCGATGCTCAAGTCAGGAACGCTTTTCGAAAGGAGTGCACCAGCCGCGCAGTAA
- a CDS encoding septal ring lytic transglycosylase RlpA family protein — protein MRSIVRGGVLVGAAVMLAGCGSFGGKREGGPAAGPSPLAADTLAPDAPVKIGAPYVVDGVTHTPADIADYDEVGYASRYGDELAGKPTANGEIFIPDAISAAHKTLPLPSYVEVTALDTGRTILVRVNDRGPMANDRLIDLSRGAAEQLGLEPGVAGVRVRRTSPPAAERAQLRAGKAVPERLPTPGALLAILRSKLTGKPSPAAIAAGAAQPEPSAGPPRTKPGDDRFIVEGPGGEAAPTASAPPKPLAAGVSGPYAVQVAAFSTEARANATAKSVGGSVSKAGNLWRVRMGPFASEAEAKAALGKAHAKGFRDAVVVRDR, from the coding sequence ATGAGATCGATCGTTAGGGGCGGGGTGCTGGTCGGAGCCGCGGTGATGCTCGCGGGGTGCGGAAGTTTCGGTGGCAAGCGCGAGGGCGGCCCCGCGGCAGGCCCTTCGCCCCTCGCGGCAGATACACTCGCGCCCGACGCCCCCGTAAAGATCGGCGCGCCCTATGTTGTCGATGGCGTGACCCACACCCCCGCCGACATCGCCGATTATGACGAGGTGGGTTACGCTAGCCGGTACGGCGACGAACTCGCCGGCAAACCGACCGCAAATGGAGAGATTTTCATCCCTGACGCGATCAGCGCTGCGCACAAGACGCTGCCGCTGCCCAGCTATGTCGAGGTCACGGCGCTCGATACCGGGCGTACTATTCTTGTTCGCGTCAATGACCGCGGGCCGATGGCGAACGACCGGTTGATCGATCTCTCGCGCGGCGCTGCCGAGCAGCTCGGTCTTGAGCCTGGAGTCGCTGGCGTGCGTGTGCGCCGCACCAGCCCGCCTGCGGCCGAGCGCGCGCAGCTTCGCGCGGGGAAGGCGGTTCCCGAGCGCCTTCCCACGCCGGGCGCGCTCCTCGCGATCCTGCGCAGCAAGCTGACGGGCAAGCCGTCGCCGGCTGCGATTGCTGCCGGCGCCGCGCAGCCCGAGCCCTCCGCCGGACCGCCGCGCACCAAGCCGGGCGATGACCGCTTTATCGTTGAGGGCCCAGGAGGCGAGGCCGCGCCGACGGCTTCGGCTCCACCAAAACCGCTCGCTGCCGGGGTTTCAGGCCCCTACGCGGTCCAGGTCGCAGCCTTCAGCACCGAGGCTCGCGCCAATGCGACAGCTAAATCGGTTGGCGGTAGCGTCAGCAAGGCGGGTAATTTGTGGCGGGTCCGCATGGGCCCCTTCGCGAGCGAGGCCGAAGCCAAAGCCGCGCTTGGCAAAGCCCATGCGAAAGGGTTCCGCGACGCAGTCGTCGTGCGCGACCGCTGA
- a CDS encoding ISL3 family transposase: protein MKKKADQGIDGILGLSDVEIVRVERRRDIRVWARPTKRPVCLYCGHGGLRIKATYERELKHTRQGNQILIVHLAVPKYHCAGCGRYFRHRFSGIRPRYRATETYRLEVFDGHHGGISQSQLTSTHAIGSATIERWYHHFIEQRVSELSGRPCPQVLGIDEHFFSRKRGYATTFVDLKNHKVYDVVPGRSEDSLRSYLRRLPGRDKVKVIVMDLSETYRAIARKYFPNAKIVADRFHVIRLLNQHFLEGWKRFDPEGRKNRGLLSLMRRHRWKLSEEQRKRLAVYLKANPVLEALYTAKQDMALLLTQKSLNAKKASQLIPDLLRLIDQFAASPLKSLADTLTSWLEPVARMWRFSRNNGITEGFHTKMEMISRRAFGFRNFHNYRLRVLALCGWNGVINRV, encoded by the coding sequence ATGAAGAAGAAGGCTGATCAGGGAATCGACGGCATATTAGGGCTGTCGGATGTTGAGATTGTCCGTGTCGAGCGGCGACGCGACATTCGTGTGTGGGCGCGGCCAACGAAGCGGCCTGTTTGCCTTTATTGCGGCCACGGGGGGCTGCGGATCAAGGCGACTTATGAGCGCGAGCTCAAGCACACGCGTCAAGGCAACCAGATCCTGATCGTGCACCTTGCGGTGCCCAAATATCATTGTGCCGGTTGCGGCCGCTATTTCCGTCATCGCTTTTCGGGCATCCGTCCGCGCTATCGCGCGACGGAGACGTACCGTCTTGAGGTCTTCGACGGTCACCACGGAGGCATCAGCCAAAGCCAGTTGACGAGCACCCATGCGATCGGCAGTGCAACCATCGAGCGCTGGTATCATCATTTCATCGAACAGCGCGTCTCGGAGCTGTCCGGTCGGCCCTGCCCGCAGGTCCTGGGGATCGACGAGCATTTTTTCTCGCGCAAGAGAGGCTATGCGACGACATTTGTCGATCTGAAGAATCACAAGGTCTACGATGTCGTCCCGGGACGCTCGGAAGACAGTTTACGAAGCTATTTGCGAAGGTTGCCAGGGCGCGACAAGGTCAAGGTCATCGTGATGGACCTGTCGGAAACCTATCGCGCAATCGCCCGCAAATATTTTCCGAACGCGAAGATCGTCGCCGATCGCTTCCATGTCATTCGGCTGCTCAACCAGCATTTCCTCGAAGGATGGAAGCGCTTCGATCCCGAGGGCCGAAAGAATCGCGGGCTGCTCAGTTTGATGCGGCGCCATCGATGGAAGCTAAGCGAAGAACAGCGCAAAAGGCTGGCCGTCTACCTGAAAGCCAATCCGGTGCTCGAAGCCCTCTACACTGCCAAGCAGGACATGGCCCTCCTGCTGACGCAAAAATCCCTCAATGCCAAAAAGGCCAGCCAGCTTATCCCCGACCTGCTCAGGCTGATCGATCAGTTCGCCGCCAGCCCCCTCAAGTCCCTCGCCGATACCCTGACCAGCTGGCTCGAGCCCGTCGCCCGCATGTGGCGCTTTTCCAGGAACAATGGAATCACCGAGGGCTTTCACACAAAGATGGAGATGATCTCGCGCCGCGCGTTCGGCTTCCGCAACTTTCACAACTACCGCTTGCGCGTGCTCGCTCTTTGCGGTTGGAATGGCGTCATCAATCGGGTCTGA
- a CDS encoding ISL3 family transposase: MTRLDRWLEQAADSEVASFAAGIARDIDAVKGAITTRWTTSPVEGQINRVKAIKRQMYGRADYQLLRQRVLLAA; this comes from the coding sequence GTGACCAGGCTCGATAGATGGCTCGAACAGGCTGCAGACAGTGAAGTCGCCAGCTTTGCGGCCGGCATCGCGCGCGACATCGATGCCGTGAAGGGCGCGATTACGACCCGCTGGACAACGAGTCCGGTCGAAGGTCAGATCAACCGGGTCAAAGCCATAAAGCGACAGATGTACGGACGCGCTGACTACCAGCTCCTCCGGCAGCGAGTTCTGCTCGCCGCCTGA
- the tmk gene encoding dTMP kinase, producing the protein MVSGRFITLEGGEGSGKSTQIRALAAALEARGVDVVTTREPGGSPGAEAIRTLLMEGAEDRWNARAEALLFAAARADHVARTIRPAIARGAWVLCDRFVDSSRAYQGGGGGLTDADILALHRVGSEGLLPDRTFLLTVSAGEAARRLSVRDARGADRMGSKPADYQARLAARFAEMAAGEPARWRVIDADGAKETVTAAILAALTDFLP; encoded by the coding sequence CTGGTGAGCGGGCGCTTCATAACGCTAGAGGGCGGCGAGGGGAGCGGCAAATCGACCCAGATTCGGGCCCTCGCCGCCGCGCTCGAAGCGCGCGGGGTGGACGTTGTCACCACACGCGAGCCCGGCGGCAGCCCGGGCGCCGAGGCTATCCGCACGCTCCTGATGGAGGGCGCCGAGGACCGCTGGAATGCGCGGGCCGAGGCGCTTTTGTTCGCCGCCGCACGCGCCGATCATGTCGCGCGAACGATCCGTCCCGCGATCGCTCGGGGCGCATGGGTGCTTTGCGATCGCTTCGTCGATTCGAGCCGGGCTTATCAGGGCGGCGGTGGCGGCCTGACCGACGCCGATATTCTTGCGCTCCACCGTGTGGGATCGGAAGGGCTGCTTCCTGACCGCACATTCCTTCTCACGGTCAGCGCCGGCGAGGCCGCGCGCCGTCTGTCGGTCCGCGACGCCCGGGGCGCGGACCGTATGGGGAGCAAGCCCGCCGACTATCAGGCCCGCCTCGCCGCACGCTTCGCCGAGATGGCAGCGGGCGAGCCCGCACGCTGGCGCGTGATCGATGCCGATGGCGCCAAAGAGACTGTAACCGCTGCGATCCTCGCCGCGTTGACGGACTTTTTGCCATGA
- a CDS encoding integrase core domain-containing protein: MSRSNLAFPAFEQLFRERGLPGAIRSDNGVPFASPNGLYNLSRLAVWWLRLGIEIERIKPGRPQQNGRHERMHLTLKKEATRPAGANFLQQQAKFDAFTAEFNKERPHEALGMKVPADTYQPSARDYHGLPELTYPLHDKDVIVTSCGRICMPRKKINISTVLAGQRLGIKEIDEGIWLVSFMHYDLGYIDLEQKTLQTLDNPFGARL; this comes from the coding sequence TTGTCGCGCAGCAACCTGGCCTTTCCGGCCTTCGAGCAGCTGTTCAGGGAGCGCGGCCTGCCCGGCGCCATCCGCTCCGACAATGGCGTGCCCTTCGCCAGCCCCAACGGGCTCTACAACCTCTCCAGACTCGCCGTCTGGTGGCTCAGGCTCGGTATAGAGATCGAACGCATCAAGCCGGGGCGGCCACAGCAAAATGGCCGTCATGAGCGAATGCACCTGACGTTGAAAAAGGAGGCAACCAGACCGGCAGGAGCCAACTTCCTCCAGCAGCAGGCGAAGTTCGACGCCTTCACCGCTGAGTTCAACAAAGAGCGACCGCACGAGGCGCTCGGAATGAAGGTCCCAGCCGATACCTATCAGCCCTCAGCGCGCGATTATCACGGCCTTCCAGAGCTCACCTATCCGCTCCACGACAAGGATGTCATCGTCACATCCTGTGGACGCATCTGCATGCCCAGAAAGAAGATCAACATATCGACCGTCCTCGCCGGACAGCGCCTCGGCATCAAGGAAATCGACGAGGGCATCTGGCTCGTCAGCTTCATGCATTACGACTTGGGATATATCGACTTGGAGCAGAAAACCCTGCAAACCCTCGACAACCCGTTCGGCGCGAGGTTGTAA
- a CDS encoding DNA polymerase III subunit delta' — translation MIGQKEAESAFLEAWAAGRLHHAWLLAGPQGMGKAAFAGRAARFLVTHGKENEEGAPLTFADPGDTAAGRLVDAGNHPEILTLARAPKEKSKELARNITIDQVRQMIRRLHLSLSLGEWRVIIVDAVDDLETDGANALLKTLEEPPAQTLFLLVSHSPGRLLPTIRSRCRILRFQPVERDVMQSWLHAKRPMLDAAEVRAIAGAAGGVPGKALALIDSDVAAMEKKLLAIAISGDPGNRLREALAREVGGTSNRERLELVIDIVPGLLTRIARERPITEIAPVLAQWDRVQRTVRDAIRGSYDGAMVGFEIGNCLAELAPREGTR, via the coding sequence ATGATCGGCCAGAAGGAAGCCGAAAGCGCCTTCCTCGAGGCCTGGGCTGCAGGACGCCTCCATCACGCCTGGCTGCTCGCGGGACCGCAAGGCATGGGCAAGGCAGCCTTTGCGGGGCGCGCTGCGCGTTTTCTCGTCACTCATGGGAAGGAGAATGAGGAGGGTGCGCCGCTGACCTTCGCAGACCCTGGCGATACTGCCGCGGGCCGCCTCGTTGACGCGGGCAATCATCCCGAGATTCTCACCCTCGCGCGTGCGCCCAAGGAAAAGAGCAAGGAACTCGCGCGCAACATAACCATCGACCAGGTGCGCCAGATGATCCGCCGCCTTCACCTCTCGCTGTCGCTTGGGGAGTGGCGGGTGATCATTGTCGATGCTGTCGACGATCTGGAAACCGACGGCGCCAACGCCCTCCTCAAAACGCTCGAGGAACCCCCGGCGCAGACGCTCTTTCTGCTTGTCAGCCATTCGCCAGGCCGCCTCCTGCCGACGATCCGCTCGCGGTGTAGAATACTGCGTTTTCAGCCAGTTGAGCGTGACGTCATGCAATCATGGCTCCACGCGAAGCGCCCAATGCTCGACGCCGCGGAGGTGCGCGCAATTGCGGGAGCGGCAGGCGGCGTACCAGGCAAGGCGCTCGCGCTGATCGACAGCGACGTCGCGGCGATGGAAAAGAAGCTTCTTGCCATCGCCATCTCGGGGGATCCGGGCAACCGTCTGCGCGAGGCGCTGGCGCGGGAGGTCGGCGGGACGAGCAACCGCGAGCGGCTCGAACTCGTCATCGACATCGTGCCCGGTCTCCTCACCCGGATCGCGCGCGAGCGCCCCATCACCGAGATCGCGCCCGTTCTTGCGCAATGGGACCGCGTCCAGCGGACGGTCCGCGACGCGATCCGCGGTTCCTATGATGGTGCGATGGTCGGATTCGAGATCGGCAATTGCCTCGCGGAATTGGCGCCGCGCGAAGGGACCCGCTAA
- a CDS encoding ISL3 family transposase, with protein MFQTSAGSPVPEGLTIVRRSDTAQGELHLTVKPVQRSSACPGCARRSDRIHSHYERRPRDLPWHGRIVRMTLRVRRFRCGTPACKVRIFAERLPGVVASRAQRSVRLADSQRAIGLAAGGEPGSRLAHRLAMPVSGDSLLRMIRSAPVPDFIAPTIVGIDDWAWRRGQRYGTIICDLERNRVLDLLPDRNADSVAGWLRRYPGIQVVARDRAGLYADGARRGAPDAVQVADRWHLLRGLGDALREAVGRHRGAVSAAVKSMTGTQARLPPAAPGLARLRTGRKSARRERWEEICRLRAQGHPVSHIAGLTGISQRTVQRWLAAGGEPEHIRPSSPSHLLAPYEDWLESRWQAGCQVGQQLWRDLKEHGYRGSRNSIARWAARRRARDNLQTTAEQPTRTGWKAPSRRRCAWYLSRDPGQIDADARAFLHHLYAQAPELCTVAGLAAEFIALLDLPSI; from the coding sequence GTGTTCCAGACATCTGCCGGTTCTCCCGTTCCTGAAGGTTTAACGATTGTCCGTCGCAGCGACACAGCGCAGGGCGAGCTTCATCTGACGGTGAAGCCGGTTCAGCGTTCGTCAGCCTGTCCCGGCTGCGCACGGCGGTCCGACCGCATTCACAGCCATTACGAGCGCCGGCCGCGCGACCTGCCCTGGCATGGACGGATTGTGCGGATGACGCTCAGGGTGCGGCGCTTTCGCTGCGGGACGCCCGCCTGCAAGGTACGGATATTCGCGGAGCGGCTGCCCGGGGTGGTTGCTTCTAGAGCACAGCGCTCCGTCAGGCTCGCCGACAGCCAGCGGGCGATCGGCCTTGCCGCCGGCGGCGAGCCGGGGTCCCGTCTTGCGCACCGGCTGGCGATGCCGGTGAGCGGCGATAGCTTGCTGCGGATGATCCGGTCGGCGCCTGTGCCGGATTTTATCGCCCCGACCATTGTCGGCATCGATGATTGGGCATGGCGCCGCGGCCAGCGCTATGGAACGATCATCTGCGATCTGGAGCGCAATCGCGTTCTGGATCTGCTTCCCGATCGCAACGCGGACAGCGTGGCCGGCTGGCTCCGGCGCTATCCGGGGATTCAGGTCGTCGCACGCGATCGCGCCGGCCTTTATGCCGATGGAGCAAGGCGCGGGGCGCCAGACGCTGTTCAGGTGGCTGATCGCTGGCATCTGCTCCGCGGACTGGGGGACGCACTGCGCGAGGCTGTGGGCCGCCATCGTGGCGCCGTGTCGGCGGCGGTGAAAAGCATGACAGGAACGCAGGCCCGCCTGCCACCGGCCGCTCCCGGTCTCGCCAGATTGCGAACCGGTCGAAAATCAGCGCGTCGCGAGCGATGGGAAGAAATCTGCCGCCTTCGCGCGCAAGGCCATCCCGTATCGCACATCGCCGGTCTGACCGGCATCAGCCAGCGCACGGTTCAGCGGTGGCTGGCCGCGGGCGGTGAACCCGAACATATCCGTCCTTCTTCACCCTCGCATCTGCTCGCACCTTATGAAGACTGGCTCGAGAGCCGATGGCAGGCGGGATGTCAGGTCGGGCAACAGCTCTGGCGGGATCTGAAGGAACACGGCTACAGGGGGAGCCGGAATAGCATTGCCCGATGGGCCGCCCGACGGCGGGCCCGCGACAATCTACAGACAACAGCGGAGCAGCCGACGCGGACCGGCTGGAAAGCCCCGTCACGCCGGCGCTGTGCCTGGTATCTGAGCCGGGATCCCGGTCAGATCGATGCGGATGCCAGGGCTTTCCTCCATCATCTCTATGCGCAGGCACCGGAGCTTTGCACGGTGGCCGGACTCGCCGCAGAGTTCATCGCGCTGCTTGATCTTCCCTCGATTTGA
- a CDS encoding lytic murein transglycosylase: protein MLTASAPLQAQGSGDTGFDAYIQSLWPKAEARGVSRATFDRVTRGLRYNARVVALDRDNLGAPPTPNTPIPAFAPYKAKHVDAARINGGRRVHDRLLPLLSRIEQRTGVPTSIMIAIFGHETAYGAVTGNFDLPEALATLAYEGRRRSLFEPEFLATLEMVERGVPREVLKGSWAGAFGYPQFLPSVYLQVAEDGDGDGVARIWSSEADAIESIGAYLRRAGWRAGQPWGIAVRVPAGYDRTRNATRLQPTRCPRVFARYSRWRSMAEWRADGFQPVGGSWPDGQIQATLLEPDGPGNTAYLLTGNYRAILDYNCSNFYALSVGLLADEIDR from the coding sequence ATGCTCACCGCCTCGGCGCCGCTGCAGGCCCAGGGCAGCGGTGATACGGGCTTTGATGCCTATATCCAGTCGCTCTGGCCAAAGGCCGAGGCCCGGGGGGTGTCGCGGGCGACCTTCGACAGGGTGACCAGAGGGCTGCGTTACAATGCGCGGGTCGTCGCGCTCGATCGCGACAATCTGGGCGCACCGCCAACCCCCAACACGCCGATCCCGGCGTTCGCTCCATATAAGGCGAAACATGTCGACGCTGCGCGGATTAACGGGGGTCGCCGTGTACACGACCGGCTTTTGCCGCTCTTGTCGCGGATCGAGCAGCGCACCGGCGTGCCGACGAGCATCATGATCGCTATCTTCGGCCATGAGACCGCGTACGGCGCAGTGACCGGAAATTTCGATCTGCCCGAGGCGCTCGCGACGCTGGCCTACGAGGGGCGCCGCCGCAGTCTCTTCGAACCCGAATTCCTCGCGACGCTCGAGATGGTGGAAAGGGGCGTGCCGCGCGAGGTGCTGAAAGGAAGCTGGGCAGGGGCCTTCGGCTACCCGCAGTTCCTTCCTTCGGTGTACCTGCAAGTGGCCGAGGATGGGGATGGCGATGGGGTCGCGCGCATATGGTCGAGCGAGGCCGACGCCATTGAATCGATTGGCGCCTATCTTCGCCGCGCCGGCTGGCGCGCCGGCCAGCCCTGGGGCATCGCTGTCCGCGTCCCCGCCGGATACGATCGGACGCGCAACGCGACCCGTCTCCAACCGACGCGCTGCCCGCGTGTCTTTGCGCGCTACAGCCGCTGGCGCAGCATGGCCGAGTGGCGCGCCGACGGATTTCAGCCAGTCGGCGGGAGCTGGCCCGATGGACAGATCCAGGCAACTCTGCTCGAACCCGACGGACCCGGAAACACCGCCTATTTGCTGACGGGCAATTATCGTGCGATACTCGACTATAATTGTTCTAACTTTTACGCGCTTTCTGTGGGGTTGCTGGCGGATGAGATCGATCGTTAG